The genomic DNA CCGGTGCCTGAACCATCATTGAAATGCTCACATACTACGTTTTTTGAGACTTCACCATCTAATAACTCTTTTAATGTGGTTTCTAAGCACTGACGATATGAAGTATAATGTTCATATAATCCACCATCCATGGCTATAATTGTCCTTGGTGTCTCTCCATCCCTAGAAACATCTCTACCCATTTTCTTCAAGATGCCCAAGATTCCAGCAGCAGCAAGTCGGGCACCACGTGTGGCAACAATATTGCATAACTCTACCACGACTTTCCTTGCCTTCAGAGTAGTGTTGGATATCTATAACAAAAATATTAAGACAGTTATATCTCTTATAAGATCTAAAGGTTATGGCGATCTAAAGGTTATGGCCTTTCGATTTTCTTTCTTTTAGATTCATGTCATATCTTGCAACTATAGGAGGGTGGGAACTAGAAATATTAAACCGTAGACCTCCTCTTGTACTATTGTACTTTTTCAATCGCTTAGGCACTCTTTAACTTTCAAGGTTTTTTTTACCAATTTAAGGTTAAAATCAAATATATACCTCCAGTACATCCCTCAGTTTATTTCCAACCACCTTCAGATCGTATGATGTATCATGATGCATTGCAGACATGTCAGGCGTCCTGCGTATTGTAGCAAAGGATGCAACTGCTCAGTATACATTCCATAATTGACTTTAACAGATTATTGCATGTTAGATATCACAAGACAAGTTGTCCGAAGAACACAAACGGAAAGAAATCAAGGATCGCTGAGAATGATTATTAGGAAAAGACTAATTGGATATATACCTTAATATAAATGGGGTCTTAAGCTTTGGTGGGACTGTGTCACCAAAAAGCACAGATTCCTCAGCTATCCTACATAGAACCCTGCGAACAATCTCTCCCAGATACATTCCAGAAGTTATCTTCTCAAATATCTACAAAATATGCCAGAGAATTAAAAAGATGCATTAACTAACTGTGTTGCAAAAGCGTACCAAGTGTAAACATGTTAATTCATGCATGTAAATATGATCACCTGTTCACCAGGGTTTAAGCTTTCAGCATCCAGTGCCTGATCATACTCTGTCAGAGGAAGATGGGAGGACCTAAAGTTGCCCCATTCCATATTTATAACCTAAAACATGAAGGAATCAGAAAATTACCCCCTTAATACCCTACTCCTATACTAAACACTGCAATATCTAGTACCTTAATCATGAAAGAGTAAGGCATATATGTGAATTAGAAAATCAAAAGACAGTAAGAAGAATAAGCTTACCATCTCTCCTGACTCAGGTTGAGGGCCATGCCACTTGGGTATTGCTTGAGAACGCTCCACATAAGCTGCATTGGTTCCAGTTCCCATGATTACTGCAACTGCAACATCGTTGTCGTCATACCTACCGCCAGCTAATGTGCCAACGGTGTCATTAACCTGGTGAGCAGATTAGAAATCACAACCATTACTGAAACATATAACACATAAATGTCTACGAGATAAATATTTAAGAAGTTGAGATATCAGATACCAACAAAGGACTATGAGACTATCTGTTATAGAACACGAAAATTTTCAGTATTAGCAACAAAGATTTTATTTACCAGGGCAGACACATGCATTTCAACACCCTGTCTTTCCATAGCTCTTGATAGTTCAGCTACCACATCTTTACCGACCTGCAACAGGCAATTTACATTGGTGAGACACAAGAAACCCAGCTCTTCTTTGCTTACAAAAGAACGATCCTCAGACTATGTAAGCAAAAAGTTCAAAATAACTAGTGGTTATTGGCATACGTAGTAAAGTAACCAGATGGTATATTATAGTATATCAAAACTAAGATAAATCTTATACATCTGATATATAGATGTGTTTAAACATATTACCTAAACTATATGAAATTATTAATAAACAAACAAAACACAAGCCTTTAGATTGAATGTGGATCAAGTATGAGATTATCTACAGAAAGAGGGGCGAAGGTATTAGCACTAACCGCATCCTCAATAGAGAAACCTTTTGTCCACCTTACAAGTGTCCCAGAAGCTATTGAAGTTTGCATCACGGGGAAGGAGAAGgtaaaacctaattctctcttTCTACCAGGAGGAAGATGAAATCTTTCCCCTTCTTGGGCAACAAACTTTGCAAGTTCTGCTGCAATATAATCGAATAGTTCCTGAAAAGAGACTTATTAGGTTGACAGTTTCACATAAACATGACTCTGAAATAGTGTGACTGTGTGTAATAAAGAATTAAACAAACATACCTGTGATGTCCCAACCATCAAATTTGGAGGAATCGACACCTCTGTGAATTCTCTATCAACAACTTTACTCTCTTTCCCTCCCAATTGCACACGCAAAACCCGAAAGTTTGTTCCACCAAGGTCCAGTGCATAATATACACCTTCCTCAGCACTTAAAAAAGCACAACAAGTAAGTCCTCATCTAAAATCATTCAACAGATCAATGACATTAGAAGATCACAAACTTCACATAAAATTTCCTAATCCCAGTGCACAACTTCCTGACAAGCATATCCACGGTAACTTAGTAACCAGACAATTCTCCTGGAAAATTTACCAAATGCAACAGATCAACTAcgtaagagcatctccaaccatGTTCACCTGTTAGGTAAAAAGTCTAGGTGGCGGCATGATTTAGATATTAGTTAAAAAATATACCACTCCAACCATTAGACTTGTTAGCAATAATTTTAGATATCCTCCCTCCCGTCTTCTATATCTGTTGATCCTCTAACCATTAGCTAAAACATCCACGTCAGCTTTGGTGTCTTATTTAAAACTTAACCTACTCTGCAcattaatatatacatatatttatattacacttaatatatatatatatcaaaatatattaaaattcttattttacatttaatattttaaactttattatatttattttaatacaCAATGCATATTTTTATGAATACAAATagaaataatataatataattatatattttataatagaTATATAAGTAATGTTTATTAATTATGTTTGATTACATTTACATATGTTATTATATTTCAATTGAGACAATATTAAATTGctattaaatttaataaattttcattgaatacattatttatattttcacgtgtatttaactaaatatatactaaaattattttaacatataaaattttcatatatatatatagtaaaaaaataattttattgaaaatagctAACCATTATACCTAGTACCACCGGAGTAAAACCTCTTACAGATTCAACAAATTTTTAGATAATGATCATTTAGCTAACCATTTTAGCTATTAGCCTTGGAGATGCTCTAACCGTATCTATGATACTTCTTTATTTAATGCGACAAACTCAAGTACATGCACAAGCAAACACATTTATATTGTTGAGTAACAAACTCATCTAAAACCAGAATCAGAATCAGAATCACATACTATTCGAACAAACAGAATTTATCTAAAACCTTAGAACCAGAATAACATATTATCCAAACACACAGAATCTTTCATATTATACATAAAGGGTAGCAATCACATATATCAGATCTTACAATAAAAAAGCAAACTTTTTCAACAACAAAAAAGAATAATTCATATAATTAACATATTACAAGATACTATAAATTCATTATCGCAATTCACAAGTACAAAGACAAACAAGTTCAGGTCCATGATACATAAAATATGTTTTAACAATCATCTATCGTAAAAAAAGAGTGTACGTACCCAGAAGGAAGATTATCAACATAACTGATGAGCATCTTGAGTTTACTACCCCCTTCAGATGCAAGTCCGGCATGCATCTCCACCGTCATGGCATCCGCAACCTGTTTAAGTTTCGAACTCTGGGTCCCACACTTGTCTTTAAACTCTTTTAATATAGCATCCGCACGTGCACATTGCCCGGAATTCTTAAGCTGATTCCGTACGAGCAACCCCACCGCCGCACACACGGCGGCCCCACCTACTACCGCAGCTGTCACTCCCACCTTACCCATTGTCTTAACCAAAACTATTACTACAATTATCACAATAATTAATCTAATAATCAAACGATTAATTAATGCTTAAACACAAAGTTAAAGAACTAATCGAGATCAGATCAGATGGAGATTCGAGAAAAATACGGGAATAAAATACTGTGAATGATGACCAAAGTTTTGTTACATGCAAGAGAGAAGAATATAATTATAGGTAGTAAAACCTTAATTAATGGCGAGGTTAAATACACTAAGCTTTGTTTTTATATGTTGTTGAATGGTCAAGCAATGACGTGTACCTAACTCCTATCTAAATTCGATGTTTAATAATCAAGGTTGCTTCGTCATTTAAAGTGTATGAGTTTGACTTTATAATCAACTTAGAAGTTATCATGTCTGTTCCTATCTTGTTGTTTAGATGAGCTAAGTAATAACGGTCTTATCAGATTACTATAAACCTTCGGTAATTAGTGATTTGTTTATATTTAAATACTCTCCaatttctttatatatatatatatattttatatccaTATTAAATTGTTTGAGTTATCCTAAAGGATATTTAAACACTATTTCTTATCCAAATCTTTTTATATGTACTAATTTTTTTCATTATTGCTGTATATCCTTTGgaaattattttatatttctCGGGATCTTATTCACTACTTCCTCCATCCTTAAAAACGTTTGCTCTTTGTGTTAGACTGTTTGCCAAtacacacttttgattgttaatatctttaatttcgtacTCGCCTATAACTTGTGCGATGCACGGGctgattataatatttgtaatttgcttattatataaaaaataaattataaaacataatatttaagtattattgaaatttaaaaaGTTAATTTTTTATATGTGTGGTGATACTGAaggatttaaattatgaattaaaaatatgaattattttcaaatattaaaatatgaattattaaaattaagttTGGAAGTATTTGGTTTCCTGTGCAAAAGATGAGAAAGAAGTTGAGGACAATTAGAAGTTAAGTTGAATCGTAGTTCATAGAGTTTGTAATTATATTAGATACTtgatttaatatatttaaatatttttttttgttttaactTTATTGTGGAAGGTGAAAACAAATGTTTTAGaaaggtgttaaccaaccgaccaaacgaaaccatgttttgcttataataatatagtattgattagtattaaatataaaaacttcattATATCAAAGTACTCATAAAAACaaatccaacaaaatcactcatgactatgtttaatcttatagattagacgtaaattagtagtcaatcacTTACCATAAACAATACAACAAGTCAAAATGGGCAAAACATTTTGGGCCGGAGGGAGTACAAGATCAGGTTAATCTTTTTCCTCTTTTTAACAGGAATTAATATAATCTTTTACTTCCAATTTCCAAATGCTCTCCTAGCATCCTATAAAAATTGGTTTAATAATAGTTGTTTtgctaaaataaatattaattcaCCAAAAGTCAAATAATTTTTTAGATATCGTATAGCTTTTTATcagttaattattttgatttttggAAAAAAAAGTTAGATGTGTTGTAAATAACGTGTTGTAAATCTTGAATTATTTGATTATGGATAACTTAATAATTGTACATATTGAGAGAATAAAAGTTGAAGAGAGAATTGTATTTCAATATGTTCCTGTATATCTAATTTCAATAACTGAAGATCCTATTTATAGAGGTTGGTTGACAGTAAGGAAGTGATCTAACTCTTCTTTGATAAGTATCGCAGTTCTTCACTAGTAAGTTTCATAAGTCTTCCTTAATAAACTTTACAATTCTTCCTAACTAAATTTCTTCTCTAAGAAGCTGCTCAATTCTTCCTCGATAAGTTCTGAGAGACTTCCTCGATAAGTTTTATGAGTCTTCTTGATTAAATTTTGACAATCATTATTATATcatattgttaggtcccaatatatttgtagggggggttgaatacaacctataccgtttaatcgaataaaatgcggaatataaaagtgaaacaaaattcaagttaaataaaactattattaaacttgaaaggtgttacaacaacggtatcatctacaaggaattaatctcaaataaattattccaaatctagaataatttcgacatgaactttttctatttttgaaataaaaagatcaaatgctaaaagcaatttgagattaagttctagggattttgatcctcTAGATAGTTACATAACAACAAGATAATGATTCCTAGTGGTTTGAATTTAACATTAATGACTAGAAATTAATAGGCTCGAAATGCAGTTGAGATAGATGAAATGCTTTTGCTGTTTTTTTTCTTCAGGTTGTTGTTCTGTTATTAATGAGCTTCTGTCTGAGTTTTTCTTTTATATTCATTCAACAGAAATTCActgaattggcaagacaatctgttgagctagcaagacaatcccaacagctggtagaactatcggtatgacaaatgaatgaactagcaagacaatcccaacagctggtaGAACTTCCAGTAAGACAATTTAATGAACTGGCATGaatttcggtatgactattgattatcatatcgattgtcatactaatacaaaagattgtcttgctgaattaattttgaatttaaattcaaaattaattctgaaaatgcataatattaatttagaattaattaatcaattaatccaattaatcaataaattaatctttgcagatataatttattttcttaattaaattatacgacttaattaattaatagagaattaatacaaCTCTTGAACAACAATCATTCTtttgaaaatcttctgataattatgaatcaattccacacttcaatgttgacactcgatgtactctctagttcatgagtgactaacttccgtgacgtttcttcatgtcttgactttaataacttgattttcttcagattaaatccctgtaaatatttgataccctgatgagatctctgtcacttgattaaatccacaatcttgatttatatcactgaggcttgatcaatttcttgagcttcttccagtgaattaagtcctcaagtctgtagatgaacagtgttacttaatcctttgacatatgttacttagtgagatctctttgacgatagaaccactatttacttgttacatccttatttgagttgagttaaatcctcgaataatcaaataggctatgacatatgcctttcaatctccccctatttgtttgttagacaataacaacaaatacctagaggataactcaactaacaaataagaaaaagatataaacaataatgcaaagtaaatagcagaaaagttctggattacatttaacattttccatattccaaaaaaaatttacaagtgaatacaagatagatgttcctctagactgaacatatgactacatttgtctatcttgattcataaagctctaagcatattacattaagttgagctaattgaattcagttgtcttcccttccgaattcaccttcttccaaatcttgaagcagctccttgtcaaagacacgatccttttctgaagtgaagctggctggtctaactggttgaatttcacctgacttcagcttattcttaaactgattataccttttaatgttcttttcacaataagcttgaatcagatcagcagctttagttttcaactcagatgagtatccagcagttcttaagtgatgttccatccagacaagatgcttagcagagtagtctttaagagattgtgaatcgagctggcagatttgaagacagtccgacttaaagaatcttacttgaaagggaaagttgaccacttgaggactaaccctattagcaaactcttttagcctttcacgaaggacttcattcaattctgagcttcttttgactttgttgagaagaacccaaatctctgataaagaacgattctcaaacagatgaagtgataccttgaaagatccttcactctgataatataaaaatatgctcatttcatttatagatctgtcaaaagcagctgtgatccttgagatttcagtcttgatagcactcatgtacacgtcattgtttggattagaaatttccagcctgtctagaagatgtagaaactcccTATTATTGTTTGTACTCAGTTGAGGTATATCAGTAACTCTTCTtacttcatcccatttttcaccaatcttcagtttgacatctcttcttctttctttagctttaatgtcatgaagacgttgcttttcaagagtttctgttcgttggatgtctttcctcatgtcaatgatctgagatatctttttaagttcaacttcttttctcttcaactctgactgctgctgctggaactatttctcaaaaacaggatccacttgaaCTTCCTCCtcccattcttcaaaattactttcctcctcagcttcaaagaaaccagctttatcttccaagactggttcagtgtgttgtgaatatgttgtgtacttgatgattacctaaacaaaacatctaagtagattttacttagtgaaataatgtaacactcgacggataagaattatagtcccgacagataactcattatagtcccaacggatgattaacttattatccatcgagtgagtagtttatgtaataataagtttgtagcacagtattgtatgcacctttgtatagaatctggagtagcatataagtcatgttgactttaactagatatgcagaataggttgattaactgtacataagcaatgtcttgtaattctgtataattgaaatgaagtcaagtgccaaaatagctaccaacggatgattaacaaagcttcgacggatgaccaaaatagctaccaacggatgcttaacaaagcttcgacggatgatcaaatgactatcaacggatgtttaacatagcagtcgacggatgatcaattaagtcatcgacggatgatctgaaagtcgacagatgatcatgtcaagattcaaacatcagttgaacagtgaaagctgacacacaaccgttgagttggatacaagtacactgtggaagcccattaactgggtaatagaggacgaaaagcagaaaagatcaagactgttagattttatatttgttcagttcttttgactttgtaatcttggtaatatataaaccaagagagtagcaaatagaaaaataactgagatagctaagaaacaacaacagagaaatctttgtaatcactatctttagcatttcctctgttcttagtagttctatttgtgtaagcagctgtgagcatttctgcacacagagtcctctcgatatattaaatatatctctggtggaattgtttaaatccaccagaaagtttttaaagactcttgtttttaattacttatgttttgattcattcaagtttacattccgcattgtgctaatcaaaacaaatatatccataatcgagttgaacatttttatttcaagaaaaaggttcaagaattccattcaaccccccttctgtaattcttgctatattgttaagggactaacaattggtatcagagcaagctcttaatctacaaagagtttaaagatcaaaacaattcagcaagatgaacaagaaagatgttggagtcaagattccttttcttgataaagataattaccatcattggaaggtaaagatgcatcttcatatgctttctcaagatgaggcctatgtggactgcatagaaagaggccctcatgttccaatgagagctgcaacaggaaatgaaccatctgttccaaagccaaggcatgaatggtctgatcctgatattgaacaagtcaggaaagataaaaaggccatgaacattctgttca from Apium graveolens cultivar Ventura chromosome 5, ASM990537v1, whole genome shotgun sequence includes the following:
- the LOC141723905 gene encoding hexokinase-1-like, encoding MGKVGVTAAVVGGAAVCAAVGLLVRNQLKNSGQCARADAILKEFKDKCGTQSSKLKQVADAMTVEMHAGLASEGGSKLKMLISYVDNLPSGAEEGVYYALDLGGTNFRVLRVQLGGKESKVVDREFTEVSIPPNLMVGTSQELFDYIAAELAKFVAQEGERFHLPPGRKRELGFTFSFPVMQTSIASGTLVRWTKGFSIEDAVGKDVVAELSRAMERQGVEMHVSALVNDTVGTLAGGRYDDNDVAVAVIMGTGTNAAYVERSQAIPKWHGPQPESGEMVINMEWGNFRSSHLPLTEYDQALDAESLNPGEQIFEKITSGMYLGEIVRRVLCRIAEESVLFGDTVPPKLKTPFILRTPDMSAMHHDTSYDLKVVGNKLRDVLEISNTTLKARKVVVELCNIVATRGARLAAAGILGILKKMGRDVSRDGETPRTIIAMDGGLYEHYTSYRQCLETTLKELLDGEVSKNVVCEHFNDGSGTGAALLAASHSSYLS